The following coding sequences are from one Nicotiana tomentosiformis chromosome 3, ASM39032v3, whole genome shotgun sequence window:
- the LOC104117107 gene encoding protein indeterminate-domain 7-like, with translation MIKGFMNQQNQPVVVEENMSNLTSASGEAASVSSCNRNDNNTTGGIYPPQYNFAPPNQQIQAQHQIKKKRNQPGNPDPGAEVIALSPKTLMATNRFVCEICNKGFQRDQNLQLHRRGHNLPWKLKQRTSKEIRKKVYVCPEPSCVHHDPSRALGDLTGIKKHFCRKHGEKKWKCEKCSKKYAVQSDWKAHSKTCGTKEYRCDCGTLFSRRDSFITHRAFCDALAEESARAITGNPILPSQQSQFNSHEFPAAFSLKKEQQTGFNLRPEIPPWLMTCQPLVGGGGPGPGPPPPQPIDLSSSIFQSTRFEQDYTPNHGQDLNPNPSLNFSSTGSLPSPHISATALLQKAAQMGATMSNKSSTVSAAATGPSPTMLMRPHQFHVSAAAAESVSNNATDFGLNLSSREDLTTGFFNSLASYGNKAATITAAAVATVPVTGPLTSAPSPTSFIMTSFSSANTTGFEGSNFEDEFGGIGILNSKKGNDGNDDMTKDFLGLRPLSHSDIFNIAGLVNTTTIENQSQNHKTWQS, from the exons ATGATAAAAGGTTTTATGAATCAACAAAATCAACCTGTTGTTGTAGAGGAAAACATGTCCAATTTAACATCTGCATCTGGTGAAGCAGCAAGTGTATCTTCTTGCaatagaaatgataataatactacCGGAGGAATCTATCCCCCTCAGTATAACTTTGCTCCTCCAAATCAACAAATTCAAGCTCAACATCAAATCAAGAAAAAGAGAAACCAACCAGGCAATCCAG ACCCTGGTGCTGAAGTGATAGCTTTATCACCAAAGACACTAATGGCAACCAATAGATTTGTTTGTGAAATCTGCAACAAAGGATTCCAAAGAGATCAGAATTTGCAGCTTCACAGAAGAGGACACAATTTACCATGGAAACTGAAGCagagaacaagcaaagaaataaGAAAGAAAGTTTATGTTTGTCCAGAGCCAAGTTGTGTTCACCACGACCCATCTCGAGCACTTGGAGATCTCACTGGAATCAAGAAACACTTTTGCAGAAAACATGGTGAGAAGAAGTGGAAATGTGAGAAATGTTCAAAGAAATATGCAGTTCAATCTGACTGGAAAGCTCACTCTAAAACTTGTGGTACTAAAGAGTATAGATGTGATTGTGGAACTCTTTTCTCAAG GAGGGATAGTTTCATCACACACAGAGCATTTTGTGACGCTTTAGCAGAAGAGAGTGCAAGAGCAATAACAGGAAATCCAATTCTTCCATCTCAACAATCTCAGTTTAATAGCCATGAATTTCCAGCTGCATTTTCATTGAAGAAAGAGCAACAAACCGGTTTCAACTTGAGGCCTGAGATTCCGCCGTGGCTAATGACTTGCCAGCCGTTGGTTGGCGGTGGTGGTCCTGGACCTGGTCCGCCACCACCTCAACCCATTGACCTAAGCTCGTCGATTTTCCAATCCACTAGGTTCGAGCAGGACTACACGCCGAACCACGGCCAAGACTTAAACCCTAACCCTAGTCTTAATTTCAGTTCAACAGGGTCACTACCCTCTCCGCATATTTCTGCAACAGCATTGCTGCAGAAGGCAGCACAGATGGGTGCGACTATGAGTAACAAATCCAGTACTGTCTCTGCAGCAGCCACAGGCCCGAGCCCAACCATGCTAATGAGACCCCACCAATTTCACGTGTCTGCTGCAGCTGCTGAGTCTGTTAGCAACAACGCAACTGATTTTGGACTAAATTTGTCCTCACGTGAAGACCTCACTACTGGGTTTTTCAATAGCTTAGCTTCATATGGGAATAAAGCTGCTACTATTACTGCTGCCGCTGTTGCTACAGTCCCTGTAACAGGTCCATTAACAAGTGCACCATCTCCCACTTCTTTTATAATGACTTCGTTTTCTTCTGCTAATACTACTGGATTTGAAGGGTCAAATTTCGAAGATGAATTTGGTGGCATTGGGATTTTGAATTCGAAGAAAGGAAATGATGGTAATGATGATATGACAAAAGATTTCTTGGGTTTAAGACCTCTTTCTCATAGCGATATTTTCAACATAGCTGGTCTAGTTAATACTACGACGATTGAGAATCAGTCTCAGAATCACAAAACATGGCAAAGTTAA